The genomic DNA AGAGTCAGGGCGGGCTGCCCCCGGACCACGTGGTCGAGGACATCGACGCGATCCTCGAGGCCTCGGCGTCGGCGGTCGACCGCTTCCACGACCCCTCGCCGGCCTCGATGCTGCGGATCGCCCTGGCGCCGTGCTCGCCCTTCTCGGTGACCGCCGACCTGCTCCGCGCGTCGGCCGAGCTGGCCCGCGAGCGCGGCGTACGGCTCCACACCCACCTGTGCGAGACGCTCGACGAGCAGGACTACTGCCGCGAGCACTTCGGCTCGACCCCGGTCGAGTACATGGAGTCGCTCGGCTGGCTCGGGCCTGACGTCTGGTACGCGCACGCCGTCCACCTCGACGACGCCTCGATCGCCCGGATGGCGGCGACCGGGACCGGGGCCGCCCACTGCCCGTCGTCGAACGCGCGGCTCGGCGCCGGGATCGCGCGGGTGCGCGACCTCGGGGACGCAGGCGTGCCCGTCGGGCTCGGCGTCGACGGGGCCGCCTCGAACGAGGCCGCCTCGATGTGGGAGGAGCTGCGCCACGCCGTGCTCTTCGCCCGGGCCCTCGGTGGGCCTCAGGCGCTCGGCGTGCGCGACGCCCTCGACCTGGGCACGCGCGGCGGCGCCCGGGTGCTGGGCCGGGAGGCCGAGATCGGTCAGCTGGCGGTCGGGTTCCAGGCCGACCTGGCCGTCTGGGACCTCTCGGGCCTCGGCCACGTCGAC from Microlunatus sagamiharensis includes the following:
- a CDS encoding 8-oxoguanine deaminase — its product is MVQPGLVIDHAHVYTADDQRHEWADGHVVVRDGVVVAVGDGPADASWTGPRLNAHGCLVTPGLVNTHHHLYQWVTRGFAVDGTLFEWLTTLYPVWGHLDEDTTRTAATGALATLALTGCTTTTDHHYVFPRAGGDLLAAEVEAARTVGLRFHPTRGSMDLGQSQGGLPPDHVVEDIDAILEASASAVDRFHDPSPASMLRIALAPCSPFSVTADLLRASAELARERGVRLHTHLCETLDEQDYCREHFGSTPVEYMESLGWLGPDVWYAHAVHLDDASIARMAATGTGAAHCPSSNARLGAGIARVRDLGDAGVPVGLGVDGAASNEAASMWEELRHAVLFARALGGPQALGVRDALDLGTRGGARVLGREAEIGQLAVGFQADLAVWDLSGLGHVDVADPVAALVLGSQPPLRLLLVGGEAVVSGGALTTVDPEAVAAEVAASSRALLERAGVA